The genomic stretch GCGGCCTCGACAACGTCGCCGACCAGATCGAGAAGCAGCGCACCATCGTCACCGACGCCAAGAAGAAGGTCGACGACATGCGCCTCCAGCTCGGCGTCGACATCATCCCCGGCACCCAGAACGAGAGCCAGCTCCTCGACCAGGAACTCGAAGGGAAGCAGAAGCAGCTCGACGACGCCCGGCAGGACGCCGTCGCCCGCCGCGTCCGCTACGAGCAGCTGAAGAACCTCTCCACCGAGGACCTCATCGACACCCTCCCCTCCCTCGGCCTGAACGACGCCAACATCGACCAGATCCGCCAGCAGGAACTCCAGGGCAGCGCCAACATCCAGAGCCTCCTCAAGGGCGGCTTCGGCGAGGAACACCCCCGCGTCCAGTCGCTCCGCGCCGCCGTCGGCCGCGCCCAGGAACAGCTGAAGTCCCTCGCCGAGGGCAAGCGCCGCGCCCTCCTCATCGATCTCAACGTCAGCGAGGAAAAGCTCAAGCTCCTCGAGGCCGACGTCGCCTCCCTCCGCGACAAGCTGCGCCAGGAAAAGAGCGACAAGATGGCCCCCTTCCAGGAAGCCGTGAAGGAGCGCGACCGGCAGCAATACATCCTCGACCAATACGAGATCCGCTACAAGCAGGAGAACCTCGACCAGCAATCGCCCAGCCAGCCGGCCACCGTCATCTCCCCGGCCAACACGAATCCCAATCCCGTCCGGCCGATCCTGTGGCTGAACATCACCCTCTCCGGCGTCGCCGGGCTCCTGCTCGGCCTCTCTGTCGCCTTCTTCATCGAATACCTCGACACCAGCGTCAAGAGCCTCAACGACGTCGAGAAAACCCTCGGCGTTCCCGTCCTCGGGATCATCCCCCGCGGCGTGAAGCCCCTCAACAAGGAGCCTAAGGACACCCCCCACGCCGAGAGCTACCGCATCCTCCGCGCCCGCATCGACCTCCAGGCCCACTCCGGCCCCGGCAACACCCTCACCATGATCAGCGGCGGCCCGGGCGAGGGCAAGTCGACCACCCTCTTCAACCTCGCCCACGTCTGCGCCGAGGCGGGCCAGTCGGTCATCATCCTCGACGCCGACTTGCGCCGCCCCTCCCAGCACACGATCCTCGACATCGCCTCCGGCCCCGGCCTCGCCGACCACCTCATCCGCGGCGTCCCCATCGCCGACCTCATTCGGGAGACCGCCATCCCGAACCTCCATATCATCCCCGCAGGCGAAGACGCCCACGACGCCATCAGCCGTTTCGACAACCAGGTCCTCCGGGAAATCATCGTCGAGCTGAAGGAGAAGTACCAGGTTATCTTCATCGACTCCCCGCCCGCCCTCGGCGTCAGCGACGCCTCGGTCATCGCCCACGAGGTCGACAAGGTCGTCATGGTCATCCAGCACCGCCGCTATCCCCGCGAAATCTCGATCCGGACGAAGAAAGCCATCGAGGAAGTCCAGGGGAACCTCGTCGGCGTCGCCCTCAACTCGGTCGCCACCAACAGCGACGAGGGCTATTACTACTACGGCGCCTACGCCGACTATTACAACAACCCGAAGAACCGGAAAAAGAAGAAGAAAGGCTCCTCCCTCCAGCCTCGCCCCGCTCCCCCTCTTCCTCCCGGAACCACGCCGCCGCCCACTCCGCCTTCCCAGCCCGACGAGTTCTAACCGATCCCGGTTTACCCATCATGTCCTCCCCCCTTCTTGCCCGCCTCCTCCTCCTCGTCCTCCTCCCCCTCCTCGCCTCCTGCATGGGGGAGACCGGCAGCACCTCCACCGCTCCCGCCGCCAATCCGGGAGCCGAAACCCCCTTCGCCACCCTCCCCACTGCCCCCGCAGGCGTCAACGACCCCGCTCCCGCGACGACCACGACGATCGCCACTCCCGCCCCCGCACCGGCGCCCACGCTGAACGACGACCCTTCCGGCGACATCCTCCGCCCCGGGGACATCCTCACCATCCGCCTCACCGGCGTCCCGAACGAGGAGAGCTTCATCAGCGAAATGAAGGTCGACGAGAAGGGCGATATCTCGATGCCCTACATCCCGACTTCCTTCCGGGCCGCCGGATATACCTCAACCCGGTTGAAGCAGGCAATCGAGGACGCCTATCGCAGCCGCCATATCTTCACCACGCCGAACATCACCATCGTCCCCCAGGCCCGCTTTGTGAACGTCAACGGCGAGGTCCGTTCCCCCCAGCGCATCGTCTTCACCAACGACTTGACCGCCCTCAAGGCCGTCACGGCCTGCGGCGGCTTCACCGACTTCGCCAACCGCCGGGACATCCAGATCCTCCGCAAGACCGGCGTCCTCCATCTCAACGCCCTCGAGGCGATCAAGAACCCCTCCATCGACATTCCGCTCCAGGCCGGAGACCAGGTTCAGATCCCCCGTTCCATTTTTTAATCGAAACGGAACAAAAGAGATTGCCAAAACGGCCGCCTCTTTGCATCCTGCCCCTCCGCATTCCACGGACACGGGCCCTTAGCTCAGCGGATTAGAGCGGCTGACTACGGATCAGCAGGTCAAAGGTTCGAATCCTTTAGGGCCCATTTTTTCAACGTGTGGAAGCGCCGGAGGGCTCCCCTCCCCTTCATTTTGCGGGTGTAGTTCAATGGTAGAACGGGAGATTTCCAATCTCCATACGAGGGTTCGATTCCCTTCACCCGCTCCACTTTCCGAAGTGGAGCGCACCCAGAATCCCCGAACCCGAAGGAGAGACTGCCATCGCGCTAGCGATTTTCCGAAAAAGGGGCTAACTAACCAGCAGGGCCGGGAGGCCAATTCGATTCCCTTCACCCGCTCCACTTCTCCAGATTAGACCCCCTTGCCGTGCTTAAAATCTATACCTACTCCGGTTGCGACACCTGCCGGAAAGCGTTGAAATTTCTTACCTCCCGGGGCATCGCGCATACCAACATCCCCATCCGCGAGACCCCGCCGTCGAAGGCCGAACTCCAGGCCATGCTGAAGGAATACGGCGGCGATCGGCGGAAGCTTTTCAACACCTCCGGACAGGATTATCGGGCGCTGGGTCTGGGAGAAAAATTCCCCGCCATGTCCGAAGCCGAAGCGATCGCCCTGCTCGGCTCCAACGGCAATCTCGTCAAAAGGCCTTTCCTCATCGGCAAAGACATTCTACGCGTCGGATTCAAGGAAGAGGAATGGGGCGCGGTTCTGGGCTAAACGCTCACGAACCGAGTGAAATAGCCGCTGCGGCTCTCCCTTATCTCCCCCCTAAATCCCTTTGACCTCTCTCTGAGGCCAAGGCACTATTTCGCCCTATGTCGTCGCCGAAAAAGGTCAATCTCCGTACCCCCGAAGTCATGAAGCTCGTCCAGGCCGAGGTCGAGGGGCATTACCGGAGCCCCATCGTTGAATTCCTCCGCCACACCGGCTCCCCCATCGCCGCCGCGGGCATCACCGTGAAATTGGCCAAGGCCTTCGGCTTCTGCTACGGCGTCGAGCGCGCCATCGACCTCGCCTACGCCGCCGCGAAGGTCTGCCATGAACAGAACATCTTCCTCCTCGGCGAGATCATCCATAACCCCGAGGTCAACGACCAGCTCTCCGGGATGGGCATCAAGCAGCTCCACGAAGTCGACGGCCAATACCAGATCGACCACCTCACCGGCGAGGACGTCGTCATCGTCCCCGCCTTCGGCGCCGAGGTGAAGACCACCAACCGCATCCGCGAGATCGGCTGCCAGGTCGTCGACACCACCTGCGGCGACGTCATGAGCGTCTGGAAGCGGATCCGCCAATACAAGAAGGAGCAGATCACCTCGATCATCCACGGCAAGGCCTGGCACGAGGAGACGAAGGCGACCGCCAGCCGCGCCATCGGCGACGGCACCGAGCCGAGCGGACACTACCTCGTCGTCTACAACCTCAAGGAAACCGACTACGTCTGCGACTACATCCGCAACGGCGGCAACAAGGAAGAGTTCCTTGAAAAGTTCAAGGGTGCCTACTCCCCCAACTTCGATCCCGACATCCACCTCCGCGCCGTCGGCGTCGCCAACCAGACGACCATGATGCGCGGCGAGACCGAGGAAGTGCAGAACCGCATCCGCAAGGCGATCGAGGACCGCTACGGCGTCGCCGCCCTCGACCAGCACTTCCGCTTCTTCGACACCATCTGCGGCGCGACCCAGGAGCGCCAGGACGCCCTGAAGGACATGCTCGACAACGACAAGCCCGACGTCCTCATCGTCGTCGGCGGCTACAACAGCAGCAACACCTCCCACCTCGCCGAGATGGGCGAAGTCGAGCTTCCCACCTACTTCATCAAGAACTCGGACAAGCTCGTCTCCCCGAAGGAAATCTGCCACTGGAACCTCCACGAGAGCAAGGAAGTCACCACGAAGAACTGGCTCCCCGAGGGCGACGTCCAGGTCGGCATCACCGCCGGCGCCTCCTGCCCGAACAACCTGATCGAGGAGACCATCAAGAAGCTCTTCTCCTTCCGCAACGTCGACGTCACCGAGCTCCTCCCCAAGGACCTCGGCCTCCCTCCCCAGGCCTAGTCCCCGGCCTCCCGGCTCGCTCCCCACCACCGCCCTCATCCCACCCCGCACCCGAATGAAGCTCGAAGTCCTCGCCCAAGCGCCCGCCTCCTCCAAGGCCGACCTCCTCCGATTCGCCCCCCGCGGCTCCCGCCCCGTGGCCGACGTGAAGCCCGCCGAGTTCGACGGCCTCGCCTCGACCTCCCTCCTCCACCGCGAGGGAGCCCGGCGCGTCCTCTACGTCGGCATCGGCGCTTCCGCCTCCGTCACGCCGGACCTCCTCCGCCGCGCCGCGGGGAGCGGGGCGAAGTCCCTCCTGAAGATCGGCGCGGAGGAGATCCTCGTCGACGCCACCGGCCACGAGGCCCACGTCGGCCCCATCGTCGAGGGGATCTTCCTCGCCGCCTACAAGTTCGAGGCCTTCAAGGCCCCCGCCGCCCGGCGCAAGACGATCTTGAAGAGCCTCCGCGTCGTCGTCGCGCCCGCCCACCTCGCCGCCGCGAAGAAGGAGGCCGAGGCCTCCCGCCACATCGCCGAGGCGACGAATATCGTCCGCGAGATCGGCAACCTCCCCGGCAACGAAATCACCCCCATCGTTCTCGCCGACATCGCGAAGGAACTCGCCCGCACCCACCACCTCAAGTACACCGTCTGGGACGAGAAACGGCTGGAAAAGGAAGGCTTCGGCGGCATCCTCGCCGTCGGCAAAGGCTCCGCCAATCCCCCCCGCCTCATCTCCCTCGAATACGAGGGCGGCGCCCGCAAGGACGCTCCCGTCGTCATCGTCGGCAAGGCGATCACCTTCGACAGCGGCGGCATCAGCATCAAACCGAGCGACCGGATGGACGAGATGAAGTTCGACAAGATG from Verrucomicrobium sp. GAS474 encodes the following:
- a CDS encoding polysaccharide biosynthesis/export family protein, with product MSSPLLARLLLLVLLPLLASCMGETGSTSTAPAANPGAETPFATLPTAPAGVNDPAPATTTTIATPAPAPAPTLNDDPSGDILRPGDILTIRLTGVPNEESFISEMKVDEKGDISMPYIPTSFRAAGYTSTRLKQAIEDAYRSRHIFTTPNITIVPQARFVNVNGEVRSPQRIVFTNDLTALKAVTACGGFTDFANRRDIQILRKTGVLHLNALEAIKNPSIDIPLQAGDQVQIPRSIF
- a CDS encoding leucyl aminopeptidase, encoding MKLEVLAQAPASSKADLLRFAPRGSRPVADVKPAEFDGLASTSLLHREGARRVLYVGIGASASVTPDLLRRAAGSGAKSLLKIGAEEILVDATGHEAHVGPIVEGIFLAAYKFEAFKAPAARRKTILKSLRVVVAPAHLAAAKKEAEASRHIAEATNIVREIGNLPGNEITPIVLADIAKELARTHHLKYTVWDEKRLEKEGFGGILAVGKGSANPPRLISLEYEGGARKDAPVVIVGKAITFDSGGISIKPSDRMDEMKFDKMGGCAVLGILRAVADLKLPINVVGLITSAENMPGSRAYRPGDIVTTYSGQTIEVLNTDAEGRIVLADALAYAVAKHKPRLLFDLATLTGACVVALGGSRAGLFTSDPALRQALWERSEAAGDPVWPLPMGDEYADQIKSDVALVKNTGGREGGASTAASFLQHWAGETPWVHLDIAGPAWITKELPYLEKGATGFGVRLLVDFLRKKK
- a CDS encoding arsenate reductase family protein; translation: MLKIYTYSGCDTCRKALKFLTSRGIAHTNIPIRETPPSKAELQAMLKEYGGDRRKLFNTSGQDYRALGLGEKFPAMSEAEAIALLGSNGNLVKRPFLIGKDILRVGFKEEEWGAVLG
- a CDS encoding tyrosine-protein kinase domain-containing protein, whose protein sequence is MSVSESIDLPHFNDYWRVIRARFGIILTLFILTFGTGYFVSAFVLQKQYGGTVDIRVFKQDKDVQVFSQSDRNAFDPIFFESERSTIESKEILYPVIKKLNLVEKWSQRYLHGERLLREDEVYGILLGRHLKVEPQRGSNIIQITGISEEMEEAPLLANTIAETYIGVRTKNEKDRINRGLDNVADQIEKQRTIVTDAKKKVDDMRLQLGVDIIPGTQNESQLLDQELEGKQKQLDDARQDAVARRVRYEQLKNLSTEDLIDTLPSLGLNDANIDQIRQQELQGSANIQSLLKGGFGEEHPRVQSLRAAVGRAQEQLKSLAEGKRRALLIDLNVSEEKLKLLEADVASLRDKLRQEKSDKMAPFQEAVKERDRQQYILDQYEIRYKQENLDQQSPSQPATVISPANTNPNPVRPILWLNITLSGVAGLLLGLSVAFFIEYLDTSVKSLNDVEKTLGVPVLGIIPRGVKPLNKEPKDTPHAESYRILRARIDLQAHSGPGNTLTMISGGPGEGKSTTLFNLAHVCAEAGQSVIILDADLRRPSQHTILDIASGPGLADHLIRGVPIADLIRETAIPNLHIIPAGEDAHDAISRFDNQVLREIIVELKEKYQVIFIDSPPALGVSDASVIAHEVDKVVMVIQHRRYPREISIRTKKAIEEVQGNLVGVALNSVATNSDEGYYYYGAYADYYNNPKNRKKKKKGSSLQPRPAPPLPPGTTPPPTPPSQPDEF